The Amycolatopsis japonica nucleotide sequence GGCGAGCCGGATCTCGGTTGCGTTCACGAGGTAACTCCAAGTCAGTTGCCGAAGCGGGGCGGTCGCCCCGTATTCACGACGGGTACAACGAGCTAACCGGGGCGCCCATTCCGATTGTGGCGAGGGCTACACGGCCTCGGCGAGCTTGCCGAGCACACCCTCGTAGATCCGCTTGAGCCCGCCGGGCGCGAAGGTCTTCTCGAAGAAGCCGCCGATGCCGCCCGCGCCGTCCCACGTGGTCTCGATGCGGACGAGGCTGCCGTCCGGCACCTCGCGGACGGTCCAGGTGGTGACCATGCTGGAGTTCGCGTCGGTCTCGACGAGGGTGCCTTCGGACGGCTCGGTCACCGTCGCGGCGACGTCACGCACGCGCTTCGACGTGGCCTGCAGCTTCCAGCGCGCCTTCGTGCCCGCGCCGACGCCGCCTTCCGTGACTTCGTAGTCGCGGTAGTGCTCCGTCAGCAGCTTCGGCCGGGTTTCGGCGTAGTCCGCGACGAGCGCCCTGACCTTGTCCGCCGGCGCCTCGATGGTGCGCTCCGCGACGGCCGTGACCTTTCCCATCCCACTCCCTTTCACCCG carries:
- a CDS encoding SRPBCC family protein, yielding MGKVTAVAERTIEAPADKVRALVADYAETRPKLLTEHYRDYEVTEGGVGAGTKARWKLQATSKRVRDVAATVTEPSEGTLVETDANSSMVTTWTVREVPDGSLVRIETTWDGAGGIGGFFEKTFAPGGLKRIYEGVLGKLAEAV